In Antechinus flavipes isolate AdamAnt ecotype Samford, QLD, Australia chromosome 3, AdamAnt_v2, whole genome shotgun sequence, a genomic segment contains:
- the SDHB gene encoding succinate dehydrogenase [ubiquinone] iron-sulfur subunit, mitochondrial encodes MAAVVGVSLKRSLVPGVALFPGFRVQTCRGAQTATAAAPRLKKFAIYRWDPDKPGDKPRMQTYEIDLNRCGPMVLDALIKIKNEMDATLTFRRSCREGICGSCAMNINGGNTLACTRRIDSNLSKVSKIYPLPHMYVMKDLVPDLNNFYAQYKSIQPYLKKKDESQEGKEQYLQSIEDREKLDGLYECILCACCSTSCPSYWWNGDKYLGPAVLMQAYRWMIDSRDDFTEERLAQLQDPFSLYRCHTIMNCTKTCPKGLNPGKAIAEIKKMMATYKEKKASA; translated from the exons ATGGCGGCGGTGGTCGGCGTCTCCTTGAAGCGCAGTCTTGTACCGGGAGTCGCTCTATTCCCCGGGTTCCGAGTACAG ACGTGCCGAGGGGCTCAGACAGCAACTGCAGCAGCTCCCCGCCTCAAGAAATTTGCCATCTATAGATGGGACCCAGACAAGCCTGGAGATAAGCCCCGGATGCAGACATATGAAATTGATCTGAACAG ATGTGGCCCGATGGTTTTAGATGCCTTGATCAAGATTAAAAATGAGATGGATGCCACACTGACCTTCCGAAGATCATGCCGAGAAG GCATCTGCGGTTCCTGTGCAATGAATATCAATGGGGGCAACACACTGGCTTGTACCAGAAGAATCGACTCCAACCTCAGCAAAGTCTCCAAAATCTACCCTCTTCCCCATATGTATGTGATGAAGGATCTGGTCCCG GATTTGAATAACTTCTATGCCCAGTACAAATCCATTCAGCCTTACTTGAAGAAGAAGGATGAATCCCAAGAGGGCAAGGAGCAATATCTTCAGTCCATAGAAGATCGAGAGAAATTG gACGGGCTCTATGAGTGCATTCTCTGTGCCTGCTGTAGCACCAGCTGCCCCAGTTACTGGTGGAACGGAGACAAATACTTGGGACCCGCAGTCCTCATGCAG GCCTACCGCTGGATGATTGACTCCAGGGACGACTTCACAGAGGAGCGGCTGGCCCAGCTCCAGGACCCGTTCTCTTTGTACCGATGTCACACCATCATGAACTGCACCAAGACCTGCCCTAAG GGGCTGAATCCAGGAAAAGCCATAGCCGAAATCAAGAAGATGATGGCCACCTACAAGGAGAAGAAGGCGAGCGCTTAG